The nucleotide sequence CGTCCACCACCTGGCGCGGGCGGAAATAACGGGCGTCCGCCCACAGGCGTTCCAGCCAGGTGGCGCCGAAACGCATCACGGCCAGATCGCGGTCGACGATATGTCCCAGGCCGGGACGGCGGATCTTGACCACCACTTCGGTGCTGTCCTGAAGCGCGGCGCTGTGGACCTGGGCGATGGATGCCGAGGCCAGGGGGGTGTCGTCAAAGCGGCTGAAAACGCTGTCGATCGGCACGCCGAGTTCGGCTTCGATACGGGCGCGGGCTTCGCGCACCGGAAACGGTGCCACCTGATCCTGCAGGCGCGCCAGCGCGTCGGTCCATTCCGGTGGCAGCAGGTCGCGGCGCGTGGCCAGCAGCTGGCCGAACTTGATGAAGATCGGGCCGAGTTTTTCCAGCGCGGCGCGCAGCCGTTCGCCTTCGCTCAGGCCACGCGGGCCGAACCAGCTCGACGGCATCAGGTATTGCAGCACCAGCAGCGGCGCACGCGCCGGGTGCGATGGCATCAGGGAGATCAGCCGGTACGCGCAGAGGACATGCACCACATAGAGAATCCGGGCAAGCAGGCTCATGCACCGGCCTCGTCGCCACGGGCCTGTTGCAGGCGCTGGATGCGGACCTGTAACCGTTCGGTGGCCATCTCCAGTTCTTCCACGTCGCGACCGAATTCGCGCAGCGCGTGGCGTGACGGCAGCAGGCCGCTTTCTTCACCGAGGTAGCGGCTGCCCTGTTGCGCCAGCCGTTCCAGCCCCTGCCTTGCCCAGCTGAACAGTTGCCGTGCGCCGTGATCCAGTTGCTGGGCCATTTCGCTGCCGAGCACCGGCTCGAACAAAGCGCCCCAGTCGATATCCAGATCACGGGCGATGGCGCTGAGTTGTTGCAGCAGTTCGCGGTCGCCGCGAATGCTGACCGGGCCACCGATGACGCCCGGCGCACTGCGCCAGTCGAGCAGTTGTGCCGCCAGTTCCAGTGCGCCCCCACTGACGCTGACATCGGCTTCCGCGTCGCTGCTGTGATAGCACTCGACGCCGTCCTCGACGATCAGTACATATACCGCGCGGGCAGGAAAGCGCAGGTGCACGGACACCAGCCGGCCGCTGTGTTCGGCCAGCCGCTGCTGTGTCGCCGGGTCGGCGCGCAGTGCGGCGTTGACGGCGCGTTCGATGCTGGCCAGCAGCGCGGTTTCAAAAAGGCCCGGTGGGCGGGACTGATGTTCCAGTGTCATGGGTTACACCTTGAAGCCGCGATGCAGGGCAACGATGCCGCCGGTCATGTTGAAGTAGTCGCAGCGGGCAAAGCCGGCGTCTTCCATCATGCCTTTCAGTGTCGCCTGGTCCGGGTGCATGCGAATGGATTCGGCCAGGTACTGATAGCTCTCGGCATCGTTGGCCACCGCTTTGCCCAGCCGTGGCAACACGCTGAAGGAATAGAAATCATAGAGTTTCGACAGGGGCGCGTGCACCGGCTTGGAAAATTCCAGCACCAGCAGACGGCCGCCGGGTTTCAGCACGCGCAGCATGGAGCGC is from Isoalcanivorax pacificus W11-5 and encodes:
- a CDS encoding ubiquinone biosynthesis accessory factor UbiJ, with the translated sequence MTLEHQSRPPGLFETALLASIERAVNAALRADPATQQRLAEHSGRLVSVHLRFPARAVYVLIVEDGVECYHSSDAEADVSVSGGALELAAQLLDWRSAPGVIGGPVSIRGDRELLQQLSAIARDLDIDWGALFEPVLGSEMAQQLDHGARQLFSWARQGLERLAQQGSRYLGEESGLLPSRHALREFGRDVEELEMATERLQVRIQRLQQARGDEAGA